The proteins below are encoded in one region of Coffea arabica cultivar ET-39 chromosome 4c, Coffea Arabica ET-39 HiFi, whole genome shotgun sequence:
- the LOC140004874 gene encoding histidine-containing phosphotransfer protein 4-like: protein MERNQLRRKLANMRQSLFEQGYLDEQFTQLEELQDDANPNFVEEVVTLFYRDSARTIQNIEQALEKNPLDFAQLDSYMHQFKGSCSSIGAVKVKGESTQFRNYCKEGNAEGCRRTFHQLKKEYAALKKKLELYFQYARQAGPDETACRPK from the exons ATGGAACGCAATCAACTGCGACGAAAACTTGCTAATATGAGACAATCTCTCTTTGAACAg GGGTATCTAGACGAACAATTCACTCAGCTGGAGGAGCTGCAGGATGATGCTAATCCTAACTTTGTAGAAGAAGTTGTCACATTGTTCTATAGGGATTCAGCCCGAACAATCCAAAATATTGAGCAAGCACT GGAGAAGAACCCTCTTGATTTCGCTCAACTGGATAGCTACATGCACCAGTTCAAAGGAAGCTGTTCAAG CATTGGAGCCGTGAAGGTTAAAGGTGAAAGCACGCAATTCAGGAATTACTGCAAAGAAGGAAATGCAGAAGG ATGCAGGAGAACTTTCCACCAGCTAAAGAAAGAATATGCTGCACTCAAAAAGAAGCTGGAGCTTTATTTTCAG TATGCAAGACAAGCTGGACCAGATGAGACAGCGTGTCGCCCAAAGTAA
- the LOC113741689 gene encoding protein PAF1 homolog yields MASYRPFPPPPQSTFAPRPPPPPPPPPPPGPANQNPLQPPALPPHQQQQSQGNQYSQNWGYSQMPPNSNYPQPYNPPPRNQIPPQPAQQQYQYPPPPPLQDKSFPPPPPPTSLPPQPGPAPPAPGYYPSGQYSQYSQHQPLQPLQPPPPPPPPSSPPPNSVAPPPPPPPLSPPPLPSSLPPGQSKENRNAEERRPSREGRDSGWRDLGNAKQQKVPVPQVPARKPSGPPGRVETEEERRLRKKREYEKQRQEEKHRQHIKESQSRVLQKTQMISSGTKAHGSITGSHIGDRRTAPLLSGERIENRLKKPTTFLCKLKFRNELPDQTAQPKLTSLRRDKDRFTKYAITSLEKMHKPELYVEPDLGIPLDLLDLSVYNPPKGRSLQLDPEDEELLRDDDPVTPIKKDGIKRKERPTDQGVSWLVKTQYISPLSMESSKQSLTEKQAKELREGRNLLENLNSRERQIQEIQASFEACKARPIHATNSRLQAVDILPLFPDFDRYGDQFVVANFDSAPTADSEIYSKLDKCIRDSHESQAIMKSFVATSSDMAKPDKFLAYMVPSPNELSKDIYDESEDVSYSWIREYHWDVRGDDADDPATYLVTFGESQAHYMPLPTKLILRKKRAREGKSSEEVEHFPVPSRLTVRKRSTVAAIELKEVGGYSASKGSGFNSKRARLDMEDGLGQSQKSVDDMEPDQSSGGEYDMSD; encoded by the exons ATGGCGTCGTATAGGCCATTTCCTCCGCCACCTCAGTCAACTTTTGCTCCTCGGCCACCTCctccgccgccgccgccgccgccgccgggGCCCGCGAATCAGAATCCTTTGCAACCTCCTGCCTTGCCCCCTCATCAGCAGCAACAATCTCAAGGGAATCAGTATTCTCAGAATTGGGGTTATTCTCAAATGCCGCCAAATTCGAATTATCCGCAGCCATACAATCCTCCTCCGCGGAATCAAATTCCGCCGCAGCCAGCACAGCAACAATATCAGTATCCTCCTCCGCCGCCTCTCCAGGATAAGTCCTtcccacctcctcctcctccgacTTCCTTGCCCCCGCAGCCTGGCCCTGCCCCGCCTGCTCCAGGGTATTATCCATCTGGTCAGTACTCCCAGTACAGTCAGCACCAGCCTTTGCAACCCTTGCAGCCACCCCCACCTCCGCCGCCCCCTTCCTCTCCTCCCCCTAATTCTGTCGCTCCACCTCCTCCTCCGCCACCGTTATCGCCTCCGCCACTACCGTCGTCACTTCCTCCTGGTCAGAGCAAGGAAAACAGGAATGCAGAGGAGAGAAGGCCATCGAGGGAAGGAAGAGATTCTGGGTGGCGTGATTTGGGAAACGCTAAGCAGCAGAAGGTTCCTGTTCCTCAAGTTCCAGCTAGAAAGCCCAGTGGGCCTCCAGGGAGGGTTGAGACAGAGGAGGAGAGGAGGTTGAGGAAGAAGAGAGAATACGAGAAGCAACGGCAGGAAGAAAAACATAGGCAGCACATTAAAGAATCACAGAGTAGAGTGCTGCAGAAGACCCAAATGATATCTTCTGGAACAAAAGCGCATGGGTCGATTACTGGCTCACATATTGGTGACAGGAGGACTGCTCCTCTGTTAAGTGGTGAGAGGATTGAGAACCGGTTGAAGAAGCCTACGACATTTCTTTGCAAGTTAAA ATTCCGGAATGAATTACCTGATCAGACAGCACAACCAAAGCTTACATCTTTAAGGAGAGATAAAGATCG GTTTACAAAATATGCCATCACTTCTCTGGAGAAAATGCACAAACCTGAACTATATGTTGAACCGGATCTTGGAATACCACTGGATTTGCTTGATCTCAGCGTGTATAA TCCACCCAAAGGCAGAAGCCTGCAACTAGATCCCGAGGATGAGGAATTATTACGTGATGATGATCCTGTAACCCCAATTAAGAAAGATGgcataaaaaggaaagaaaggccCACCGACCAAGGTGTTTCTTGGCTGGTCAAAACCCAATATATTTCTCCTCTTAGCATGGAGTCGTCTAAACAG TCTCTCACTGAAAAGCAGGCAAAAGAATTGCGAGAAGGTCGCAATCTTTTGGAGAATCTTAATAGCAG GGAAAGACAGATCCAGGAAATTCAGGCTTCATTTGAGGCATGCAAGGCCAGGCCTATTCATGCAACTAATTCTAGATTACAAGCTGTTGATATTCTCCCGCTTTTTCCTGATTTTGATCG GTACGGTGACCAGTTTGTTGTAGCAAACTTTGATAGCGCTCCTACTGCTGACTCAGAAATTTACAGCAAGTTGGATAAATGTATCCGTGATTCACATGAATCGCAG GCAATTATGAAAAGTTTTGTGGCTACCAGCTCTGATATGGCAAAACCTGATAAATTTTTGGCTTATATGGTTCCTTCACCTAATGAG CTATCAAAGGATATCTATGACGAAAGTGAAGATGTTTCATACTCCTGGATTCGTGAATATCATTGGGAT GTTCGAGGGGATGATGCGGACGACCCCGCAACATATCTCGTGACCTTTGGCGAATCACAGGCGCACTATATG CCTCTACCGACGAAgctaattttgagaaaaaagagagCTAGAGAAGGGAAATCAAGCGAAGAAGTTGAACATTTTCCTGTACCTTCGAGATTGACTGTAAGGAAGAGATCAACTGTAGCCGCAATAGAATTGAAGGAAGTTGGG GGTTATTCAGCATCAAAAGGGAGTGGTTTCAATTCGAAGAGAGCAAGATTGGACATGGAAGATGGCCTTGGTCAATCACAGAAGAGTGTGGATGATATGGAGCCAGATCAGTCCAGTGGAGGCGAATATGATATGTCTGATTGA